The proteins below are encoded in one region of Alkalidesulfovibrio alkalitolerans DSM 16529:
- a CDS encoding dimethylarginine dimethylaminohydrolase family protein, with the protein MFSHALVRVPCENFASGLTTSSRLGAPDHGLMLRQHDAYVEALRGLGLTVITLPPEDAFPDAHFVEDVAVVTPEVAVITNPGAPARNGEQTSVAPVLGRYKPLARIESPGFMDGGDVLLVDRRFFVGLSERTNAEGVRQFAEIVGAHGYTVDAVPVEKGLHFKSGVNHVGGKTLLVTPDFAGLDVLAGYDLLVTPQGEEYAANTLLVNDALITPTGFPGVRALIDGLGLRVIELDMSETQKMDGGLTCLSLRFAV; encoded by the coding sequence ATGTTCAGCCACGCTCTCGTCCGCGTTCCCTGCGAAAATTTCGCCTCGGGCCTTACGACGTCGAGCCGCCTCGGCGCACCCGACCATGGCCTGATGCTGCGCCAGCACGACGCATACGTCGAGGCGTTGCGCGGTCTTGGCCTGACGGTCATCACCCTGCCGCCCGAGGACGCTTTTCCCGACGCCCATTTCGTGGAAGACGTGGCCGTAGTCACGCCCGAGGTGGCCGTCATCACCAACCCCGGCGCTCCCGCGCGCAACGGCGAGCAGACCAGCGTCGCGCCGGTCCTTGGGCGCTACAAGCCGCTGGCGCGCATCGAGTCCCCAGGCTTCATGGACGGCGGAGACGTGCTGCTCGTTGACCGGCGTTTCTTCGTCGGTCTCTCCGAGCGGACCAACGCCGAGGGAGTCCGCCAGTTCGCGGAAATAGTTGGAGCCCACGGCTATACGGTTGACGCCGTGCCCGTGGAGAAGGGGCTGCACTTCAAGTCCGGCGTGAACCACGTGGGCGGGAAAACGCTTCTGGTGACGCCGGATTTTGCGGGTCTGGACGTGCTGGCCGGGTACGACCTGCTGGTGACCCCGCAAGGGGAGGAATACGCCGCCAACACGCTGCTCGTGAACGACGCCTTGATCACGCCGACGGGATTTCCGGGCGTACGCGCCTTGATAGACGGCCTGGGGCTAAGGGTGATCGAACTGGACATGAGCGAGACGCAGAAGATGGACGGCGGGTTGACCTGCCTGTCCCTGCGCTTCGCCGTGTAG